One Brassica napus cultivar Da-Ae chromosome C4, Da-Ae, whole genome shotgun sequence genomic region harbors:
- the LOC106454721 gene encoding uncharacterized protein LOC106454721 — MIFFGSGSNTFYVTEDEVLNNKALCGEGVVANAHPLSYVKQDDDVGSLGGDDGDGGGIGTEVHDFGELNKLVGVITRDALITSPVQKVCEDQTSGKEPESKEKLAAEEKGDVGETEVEKVTIHQEKDEAVEEEAVKEGRFKEKEDGALQGVENVGGSEGLVNVAVEEKGDVAGTTCEVAAADGVEGGNEGESAEDKMLAREETLVELSDSSPCPRSEKHKPVEKEADLASLLLAKERFTMDKLVPEVEDPDYAFFESVLVLNPKVLHLNAGGYNLENQFFLDLAAPRKWVSTEHMEALIDYVGVRHDERLRQRRCIFLKPWFVAHLQGKARSFNAAKFNKGRVVGDGRLSSFLTKEGKRWREDVDTLYTPMIWDGNHWVGLCISLTDWRVLVLDPNPKLKDMGAVRGLLDSVAQMLPYLVEKVCPPPVEGAYNYEHFLVERMGGSYENRRSGDCGPVAIKFMELHALGNPHPRMDGLTDDLVDLIRKQFAMDLYKDWVVPLYIGDEMN, encoded by the exons ATGATATTTTTTGGGAGCGGGAGCAACACTTTCTACGTAACTGAAGATGAGGTATTGAATAACAAAGCCTTATGTGGGGAGGGAGTTGTAGCAAATGCTCACCCACTGTCATATGTTAAGCAGGATGATGATGTTGGTTCCTTAGGAGGAGATGACGGGGATGGTGGAGGGATTGGCACTGAAGTG CATGATTTTGGTGAACTAAATAAACTCGTGGGAGTTATCACAAGGGATGCTTTGATTACTTCCCCTGTTCAGAAG GTGTGTGAGGACCAGACATCAGGAAAGGAGCCTGAATCTAAGGAGAAGTTAGCTGCAGAAGAAAAGGGAGATGTGGGAGAAACGGAGGTTGAGAAg GTGACAATTCATCAGGAGAAGGATGAAGCCGTAGAGGAGGAAGCTGTTAAGGAGGGGCGCTTTAAGGAGAAGGAGGATGGT GCATTGCAGGGTGTTGAAAATGTTGGTGGGAGCGAGGGATTAGTAAATGTCGCTGTTGAGGAGAAGGGAGATGTTGCGGGGACAACATGCGAG GTGGCTGCGGCTGATGGGGTTGAAGGTGGAAACGAGGGTGAAAGTGCTGAGGATAAGATGTTGGCTAGAGAGGAAACATTGGTGGAGTTAAGTGATTCTTCTCCATGCCCTAGGAGTGAGAAGCATAAGCCAGTTGAGAAGGAAGCCGACTTGGCATCCCTTTTGTTGGCTAAGGAACGATTTACGATGGATAAACTCGTTCCTGAGGTGGAGGATCCTGATTATGCTTTCTTTGAAAGTGTTTTGGTTCTGAATCCTAAAGT GCTCCATCTTAATGCAGGGGGTTATAATCTGGAAAATCAGTTTTTTCTGGACTTGGCGGCTCCTCGGAAATGGGTGTCAACAGAG CATATGGAAGCATTGATAGATTACGTGGGGGTGAGACATGACGAAAGGCTGAGACAGAGGCGATGCATTTTCCTTAAGCCATGGTTTGTAGCCCATCTGCAAGGGAAAGCGCGTTCTTTCAATGCTGCAAAGTTCAACAAAGGAAGGGTGGTTGGTGATGGCAGGCTGTCATCCTTCTTAACAAAGGAAggaaagagatggagagaggATGTGGACACATTGTACACTCCTATGATTTGGGATGGGAACCATTGGGTTGGGCTGTGCATTAGTTTGACTGATTGGAGGGTACTGGTGCTTGATCCTAACCCCAAACTGAAGGATATGGGAGCAGTGCGTGGTTTGTTGGATTCAGTAGCACAGATGCTTCCGTATTTGGTAGAGAAGGTATGTCCACCACCAGTGGAAGGGGCATACAATTATGAACATTTTTTAGTGGAAAGAATGGGGGGGAGTTACGAGAATAGGCGGAGTGGTGATTGTGGGCCTGTTGCTATAAAGTTCATGGAGCTCCATGCTTTAGGAAACCCACACCCAAGGATGGATGGCTTGACGGATGATCTAGTGGACCTGATTAGGAAGCAGTTTGCGATGGACCTGTACAAGGACTGGGTTGTTCCTCTTTACATAGGTGATGAGATGAACTGA
- the LOC106453480 gene encoding uncharacterized protein LOC106453480 encodes MSSRKKRVAKSGGKEIAHPEEVVGNQKLPSRLFATDRYPSKRFNLNASLEYLLLVRDVLEGTDEMERLLGSCFGSLFRLPVRRCAFSAKLVHGLLTRQLVTKKMLELWPVFGGDPMRFSLAEFGHVTGLPCGEFEEGYVVDDKARPPKGDYVFWDRLLGAGRRDITIAEVAAMVAGDKEMPPTRKLKLCLIIIVDGVLLATNQEPKPSVKHVKRLEKLDRFLSFQWGRESFWWTISSMIPPAKVIGKCDDPNGAFCRKLRQETKVLVGFPWALQLWAFEAIPGLIARLGGNDEQTLLTYDGEKLPQHTGLGLVDVLHAEHDPKLTVQPMYEPRGDKEDGWGEFDCEILDRKVAYMVGLVKARHKFSKGEWVGGDAEEPIYNHEEATKDKKRKPSRDPSREQEGPALKQRRLSRFFSRKVPGGGHDVAELQAKVEQLSKGFASLEKVVGKQGRLLKKLLAKRKSKFSTSKLSGLGLKRREGRRGGTGPKKLFDGSPPVGSDCSSDEDGDDCLKDTAPLQDGPGLEGIEPELVADPPGKKE; translated from the exons ATGTCGTCGCGAAAGAAGAGGGTTGCAAAGTCTGGgggaaaag AGATAGCGCATCCAGAAGAGGTGGTGGGGAATCAGAAGTTACCATCTCGATTATTTGCGACTGACAGATATCCGAGCAAACGCTTCAATTTGAATGCTTCACTGGAGTACCTTCTACTGGTTAGAGATGTGTTGGAAGGGACCGACGAAATGGAGAGGCTGCTAGGATCTTGCTTTGGATCTCTATTTAGGTTGCCGGTGAGGAGGTGTGCTTTCTCTGCGAAGTTAGTTCACGGTTTGCTAACGAGGCAGCTTGTAACAAAGAAAATGTTAGAGTTGTGGCCTGTTTTTGGAGGTGACCCTATGAGATTTTCACTGGCCGAATTTGGGCATGTGACGGGTCTTCCGTGTGGAGAGTTTGAAGAGGGGTACGTGGTTGACGACAAGGCGCGGCCACCCAAAGGAGATTATGTTTTCTGGGACAGACTTTTGGGTGCAGGTAGGCGTGACATAACAATCGCAGAAGTGGCTGCAATGGTTGCAGGTGATAAGGAGATGCCACCGACTCGGAAGCTGAAGTTGTGTTTGATAATCATAGTTGATGGAGTTTTGctggctacaaatcaggaaccgAAGCCGTCTGTGAAGCATGTTAAGCGTCTAGAGAAGCTCGATCGATTCCTTTCATTTCAGTGGGGCCGGGAGTCATTTTGGTGGACTATAAGCAGCATGATTCCGCCAGCAAAGGTGATTGGTAAATGCGACGATCCGAATGGTGCATTCTGCAGGAAGCTTCGGCAGGAGACCAAAGTCCTGGTCGGGTTCCCTTGGGCACTGCAGCTGTGGGCATTTGAAGCGATACCAGGCTTAATTGCTCGCCTTGGGGGGAATGACGAGCAGACATTGCTGACTTATGACGGGGAGAAGCTACCTCAACACACGGGGTTGGGCTTGGTGGATGTGCTACACGCTGAGCATGACCCAAAG CTAACGGTGCAGCCGATGTATGAACCTAGGGGTGATAAAGAGGACGGTTGGGGGGAGTTTGACTGTGAGATATTGGACAGGAAAGTGGCGTACATGGTTGGCTTAGTGAAGGCTAGGCATAAATTCAGCAAAGGCGAGTGGGTAGGTGGTGACGCGGAGGAGCCAATCTACAATCACGAAGAAGCAACAAAGGACAAGAAGAGAAAGCCATCTAGGGATCCAAGCAGAGAACAAGAAGGTCCTGCGCTGAAGCAACGGAGGCTTAGTAGGTTTTTCAGCAGAAAAGTGCCTGGCGGAGGACATGATGTTGCAGAATTGCAGGCTAAAGTTGAACAATTAAGCAAAGGGTTTGCGAGTTTGGAGAAGGTAGTTGGGAAGCAGGGTAGGTTGTTGAAGAAACTATTGGCGAAGAGGAAATCCAAGTTTTCTACCAGTAAATTGAGTGGTCTCGGATTGAAGAGGAGGGAGGGCAGGCGTGGGGGCACAGGGCCAAAAAAGTTGTTTGACGGAAGTCCTCCTGTTGGTTCTGATTGTAGCAGCGATGAGGATGGAGACGACTGTTTGAAGGATACTGCTCCCTTGCAGGATGGCCCAGGCCTGGAGGGGATTGAACCAGAATTGGTGGCAGACCCGCCTGGCAAGAAGGAATAA
- the LOC125585790 gene encoding uncharacterized protein LOC125585790, whose product MVGLAPPKTVEDIRSFLGHAGFYRRFIKDFSLIAIPLTKLLCKEAAFNFDVECLGAFNTLKDKLVSAPIVQQPDWDLPFEIMCDASDYVVGAILGQKREKKTHVIYYASRTLDEAQMKYATTQKKLLAIVYAFEKFISYLVGLKIECGIPIDEGLPEEQIMAIRAVVAVCETGKKLEEVKATEEKGPWYDDLVNYLACGREPLVVDYVSKWVEAVACPTNDFRVVIKMFKSIIFPRFGVPRVVISDGGSHFINKLFEGLLKKKGVKHKVATPYHPQTSGQVEISNREINSILEKIVGTKRKDWSDKLDDALWAYRTAYKTPLGTTPFNLVYGKACHLPVELEYKALWAVKLLNFDIKSAKEKRLFQLMNGQRIKLYMGTTTEEEGISIPLSDPISA is encoded by the exons ATGGTTGGGTTAGCTCCTCCAAAGACAGTGGAAGACATTAGAAGCTTCCTTGGTCATGCCGGAttctatagaagattcatcAAAGACTTTTCCTTGATAGCTATACCATTGACTAAGCTTCTATGCAAGGAGGCTGCTTTCAACTTTGATGTGGAGTGTCTTGGAGCATTCAATACATTGAAGGATAAGCTGGTTAGTGCCCCCATTGTGCAGCAACCAGATTGGGATCttccctttgagatcatgtgtgatgctagtgactatGTTGTGGGAGCTATCCTTGGtcagaagagagagaagaagactcatgtgatctactatgcaagTAGAACTCTCGATGAAGCCCAAATGAAGTATGCTACAACTCAGAAGAAGCTGTTAGCCATTGTGTATGCCTTTGAAAAGTTCATAAGCTATTTGGTTGG ACTAAAGATTGAGTGTGGGATCCCCATTGATGAAGGGCTTCCAGAAGAACAGATCATGGCTATTAGAGCAGTAGTAGCAGTTTGTGAAACtggaaagaagcttgaagaagtGAAGGCAACTGAAGAGAAAGGTCCTTGGTATGATGATTTGGTGAACTACTTAGCTTGTGGAAGAGAGCCATTGG TTGTtgactatgtctccaagtgggtggaagctGTAGCATGTCCCACCAATGATTTTAGAGTGGTGATCAAGATGTTCAAAAGcatcatctttccaaggtttggagttccaagagttgtgatTAGTGATGGAGgttctcacttcatcaacaagctgTTTGAAGgtcttctcaagaagaaaggtgtgaagcacaaggtggcaacACCTTaccatcctcagacaagtgggcaAGTTGAGATCTCCAACAGGGAAATCAACTCTATTCTAGAGAAGATTGTGGGAACTAAAAGGAAAGACTGGTCTGACAAGCTTgatgatgcactttgggcttatagAACAGCTTACAAGACTCCTTTGggaaccacacctttcaaccttgtGTATGGAAAAGCTTGTCATCTACCAgttgagcttgagtacaaggcattGTGGGCTGTTAAGTTGCTGaattttgacatcaagagtgccaaggagaaaagaCTTTTCCAACTCa TGAATGGGCAGAGGATTAAGCTCTATATGGGAACCACAACAGAGGAGGAAGGAATCTCAATTCCACTCTCCGACCCCATCTCCGCCTAG